CGCGATCCCAATTCTGCCTCACCTTATGCTGCAGGATGGTCCTTTGCCCCGATTGATCCAATATTTTACAATCAGTTCGACAATACAGACTTGCGCAAGGCAGTTACCTTTTTACTCCCTAAATCGCAATCTGTTTCATTTACCCCGGGCTATCAAAACACAGATATTTTCCCTCAAAAATGGGTAGCACTAAAAGTAAATAACTCATCCAAAGGAAATGTGGGGCTAAATTATCCGAATCATTTTATTTCAATCCGGTTTTCAGATGTGCTCCTTATGGCTGCCGAATTACAGCTATTACATGGAGGCTCCACAGCAAAAGCACAACAATACTTTGAAAAGGTAGCAAAACGTGCAAGACCTGCCGGATATGTACCACCTGTTGTATCACTGGATGTAATTTATAATGAACGTGATCTGGAACTTGCCCTTGAAGGTGTTCGCTATTGGGACTTAATGCGAAGAGGTCTTGATTATGCGGCAAGCAAAATCAACATCAACAGAGGTGAGCCTTTTGTGAGCAAATTTAACACTGCTGCGGCTGGATTATTTCCAATTCCTGATTATGAGATCATCCTCTCTAAAAACACATTAGTTCAGAACCCGGGATATTAACCTAATGGATATTTTAAAACTTACTCAGATGAGATATATATTATTAGCTGCTTTTGTATCACTGATTTGTTTATCGTGTACAAAAAAGCCCTCTCTTGAAGATCCAATTCCTTCAGAAGACGTCAACATCATTGTACAAAAAACGGATACATTAAATGTATATCGTTTTATCAATGCTAAAATTGGGAAAACTGCTACTGCACGCTGGGACCTTGGCAACAATCAAAAAGCGGTTGGTGATACTGTGATTGGCAGATATCCCTTTAAAGGAAATTACACCGTAACACTCACTGTTTTTAATGGGTTAACTGCTGTAGATAAATCAGTCCTGGTTTCATTTAATCAGGACAACATTAATCTGGATCCCTTTTATGGTCTTCTTACCGGTGGCGCTACCGCCACGGCCGGGAAAACCTGGGTACTGGATTCACTCTCAGATGCTCATGTTAAACTGATCAATTCCGGCTCCACTACTCCCTGGAATAAGCTTGCCAAAAGCGGGAAAGGGGTTTACGATGATGAACTTAACTTTAAGCTGGCCGGTTTTGAATGTACATACAACAACCATAATACGTCTTATGTCCATGGAGGAACCATTGACGGCATTACTCAATTCCGTTTTAAAGAGCTTAATGCAAACTGGGGCACAGCAACCAACCCGGTAGCGGATGGCGGCGATTTGACGATAAATTATACACCGGCAAAGCCTGTTCAGAAATGGACAATGGAGATCAGAGGTGGCAAGCACTACCTTCGCTTGTATGATGGTGCTTTCTTTTTCTTCTACAGGGGATGCGCAGATATTATCGAATATGAGATCAGTTCTATTTCAGAAAATGAAATGATTGTAACCCATACAGAAACTATACCTGCTTCCAGGGCAGCCAGCGCCTGGAAAGATGTCTATTTATTAATCCGCAAAGGCTACGTAAGATAAACATTATGAAAAGAACCTATTTTTTTAGAAATATAATTTGCCTGGTTATCCTTGCAATTACCGTTCTGCAGGCTTGTAAAAAAGACAATGAACGTCCTAAATCATTACCGGATCGTATGGAGATCCTGGATACAAAGTCTAAGGTTAACGGAAACCTTGTTGAAAGTCTAGTTCTTTCTGCAACCAATACCTTTACCCTGTCTTTTAAAAATGCACCTACCGGTACATCTGCAGTCATCAGTGCTGAAGCGGTAAATGGAATCTCCATCCCCGCAACAACAGTAGAACTCAATGGCACATCAAGCGTAAATGTGCCGCTCACTGGAAAACCTACCACTGACGGAACCTTTGTGCTGGTGGTAAACATAAAGGTTAACGGCACTACTTATGTGTGCAGTAAAGAGTTCTATGTCGATCTTGCAACGGTTACCGCAATCGATTTTGCTCTGGCAGAAACTCCACTGTTAAATGTGAATAAGGTAACTGATATCGATTTTGATATTTATCCAAAATCTACTGTATTTACGATTGTTCCTTCACCAAATCTGACGGCGGAAATCATTAATGTCTCCCCTACAAAGAGAACTTTAAGGATTACCCCAACCGCTCAGTTTACAACAGGTACGGTTGCCATTACGGCTACTTTTATGGCTATCGCCCCGGTAACCAGAACGCTCAGCTGTAACGCATTTGCCGCTGGTGCCGGAACTACGGCTGCACCATTTGAAATACCGGATGCAGATCGTATGAACAGAATTGCTTACGCCCTATCTGGCAATTTCAAATTAACCAGCGATTTTACTCAAACCACTGCTACAACCTCAACAAGCACATTTAACGGAACTGTTGATGGCAACGGCAAAACCATTACCGGCCTTACCATTACTTCTTCTGCGGATAAATCAGGGTTATTTGCTGAGCTTGGTCCAAACGCCATGGTTAAGAATCTCATCCTTAAAAACGTTAATATTACCGGTCAAAACAATACCGCAGCACTCGCCGGCATTAATCGAGGCAGTGTAAGTACTGTAACGGTTAGCGGAACAATTAATGGAGGCCTGTTTGTTGGCGGTATCTCAGGGACCAATTATGGATCTATTACCACATCAGATGTAAATGGCCTTACTATAAAAGGGCTTAATAGCATAGGTTCATTAACTGGTGGTGTAAATACGGGTTCATCACAAACGTCCAATGTTGTACTGGTACTTCCTGATACCTTCCCAACAGAGGTTTATGGAATAGCATCGGCTAAAACAGTCGACTTTGTTTTCGCGCCTTCTGATGGGACAATTGCTGTGTTGACTACACCTGCACTATTGACTGCAGCCCCTGTATCTGGTCAACAAAAGCTAACCTTAACACCTCAGGCAGGCTTTTTAAGTGGCGACCTGCAAATTTCAATGCAAAAAAATAATTTATCTGCTGTTAGAACGGTTAAAATATTCTCAAAACAAGCAGGTTCATTTTTTGATGGAGGAGACGGTTCTGTAGCTAGTCCTTATATCATTTCTAATGAATCCGCTCTGGATTATGTGAGAAATGATGGTACTAAAAATTATAAAATCGTAGCAAACATTGCGTTAACCAAACCGTGGACGCCAATCCCTACTTTCAGCGGAACGCTAGATGGAGGGAAATTTAAAGTGACCGGGCTAACCATCAACTCAACAACTGCAAATGATGGTTTCATCAACACCAATACAGGTACTATCAAAGATATTCAGTTTCTGAATGTAGATTGTAAAACCAACGCAGCATTTGGGGTGATAACTGGTAAAACCACAGGTGGAACCATTCAAAATGTTGTAGTTACGGGATCTGTCATTTCTACAAATACGGGCGACCTCCTAGGCGGTATCTCAGGTGAGCTATCTGCCGGTGGTAAGCTTACGCAGTGCTATACCAACCTCAACATTTCTGCATCATGCGGGATGATTGGTGGAATTGCAGGCAGACTAACCACTTCTACCGGAGCAATCACAGAGATTTCTTATTGTACAACCACTGGAAGCCTGGAAATTACTGCTTCTAAAAACAGAATTGCCGGCATACTAGGACGCGCTGAAGGAACTGTATCCGGGGGAATTATTAAAAACTGTCTTTCCACAGTAAATATTACAGCTACAGTAGCAGCGGCTACCACCGCAAATGGTATTGGAGGTATCTTTGGTGCAGATCAGAATGCAAATATTGTCCCTATTGATCAGTGTATGTTTAGCGGTTCAATATCTGCAGGCTTCTCAATTGGTGGCATCGCAGGTGTAGGGTCAACAATTACCAACTGCATTGTAAAAGGTAAAGGACCACTTGCTACACAGCCAATGCTGAGTGCAGCGAGCACAACCCCTGCAACGGGAAATATAGGTGGTATTGCAGGAACCAATAAAACCAAACTGGAAAACTGCGTAGTTAGAGAAGTAACTATTAAATCCGTAATTACGCCAGCAGGATTTCCAAATGCCGGCATCGCCAGTACTTATCAGAACAATGGTTATACCAAGAATAGTTTCGTTGCCAATACCTCAATCGAAGGTTCAAATACTGCTCCAAACTGGGATAATAATTTCAGGATTTCGGGAACAGCAGCCAATGGAACCGGAGTAAACAGCAGCAACTTTGTAGGCACAGGTGTAACGATCGTTGGCCGTACAAGTGCCATTACGAACGATCTGAACGGCTTAGATGGACAGGTTAAGACTCAGGCAGAGCTTACACAAAGCTTTTTCCAGGGTATTGGTTACGACTTTGCGATCTGGAAAATAGATACTGATGGATATTTATCCTTAAAAAATGTTGGTTACAATGGTACACTTCCAACACCATAAAAGATATAGCATAACAAATTAATGATTAAATTGATGAAGATGATTAAGATTTTAAACCTGTTATTTATTGGTTGCTGTACGGCCATTATGGGCTGCTCAAAAAGCAATGTATATATACCAACAAAAGCTGTGTCGGGCAATTATACAGCCACAGGCAAAAAGGGTGCTGATTTTAGTACGAACACTAAAAATGGAACCTGGTGGGGCAATACCATCACACTGCAAAGTCACTGGTTCTATACCTGGGGTACTTCAGTTCCTTTCGAACTTGTACCACAAAACTGTGAATTTGTACCGATGTTCTGGAGTAAAGCAAATGTAACGGATGCCAATATTGCCTACGTAAAACAGTTAAAAGACCAGGGGAGGGCTAAATATGTACTTGGCTTTAATGAACCTGATCTTGCTGACCAGTCGAACATGACCGTACAGGATGCACTGGCTTTATGGCCACAACTTGAAACGATTGGGTTGCCGCTAGGCAGCCCAGCGGCTTCATGGCCAACCAGGCAATGGATTTATGATTTTATGGATCAGGCCATCGCTCAAAAAAGACGTGTTGACTTTATCTGCGTGCATATGTATGTGGGCACTGATGATGTTGCATTTATAAATGTACTCCAGGATCTATACAACAAATACCA
This is a stretch of genomic DNA from Candidatus Pedobacter colombiensis. It encodes these proteins:
- a CDS encoding PKD domain-containing protein, which produces MRYILLAAFVSLICLSCTKKPSLEDPIPSEDVNIIVQKTDTLNVYRFINAKIGKTATARWDLGNNQKAVGDTVIGRYPFKGNYTVTLTVFNGLTAVDKSVLVSFNQDNINLDPFYGLLTGGATATAGKTWVLDSLSDAHVKLINSGSTTPWNKLAKSGKGVYDDELNFKLAGFECTYNNHNTSYVHGGTIDGITQFRFKELNANWGTATNPVADGGDLTINYTPAKPVQKWTMEIRGGKHYLRLYDGAFFFFYRGCADIIEYEISSISENEMIVTHTETIPASRAASAWKDVYLLIRKGYVR
- a CDS encoding glycosyl hydrolase encodes the protein MIKILNLLFIGCCTAIMGCSKSNVYIPTKAVSGNYTATGKKGADFSTNTKNGTWWGNTITLQSHWFYTWGTSVPFELVPQNCEFVPMFWSKANVTDANIAYVKQLKDQGRAKYVLGFNEPDLADQSNMTVQDALALWPQLETIGLPLGSPAASWPTRQWIYDFMDQAIAQKRRVDFICVHMYVGTDDVAFINVLQDLYNKYHKPIWITEFATVSDKATTMAENPFTPDMVLAFMQRLLPKLEALDFVQRYSWFSGSPTSSRLWPSSLVDANGNLTKLGKWYSEFKPNTEIKR